A single genomic interval of Heteronotia binoei isolate CCM8104 ecotype False Entrance Well chromosome 11, APGP_CSIRO_Hbin_v1, whole genome shotgun sequence harbors:
- the LOC132578890 gene encoding RNA-binding protein EWS-like yields the protein MRGGRGGLMDRGGPGGMFRGGRGGDRGGFRGGRGMDLGGFGGGRRGGPGSPPGPLMEQMGGRGGRRGGPGKMDKGEHRQERKDRPY from the exons ATGAGAGGAGGCCGAGGAGGCCTCATGGATCGTGGTGGCCCTGGAGGAATGTTCCGAGGTGGCCGTGGCGGAGACAGAGGTGGATTCAGAGGTGGCCGGGGCATGGATCTAGGTGGCTTTGGAGGAGGTCGCCGAGGAGGACCTGGGAGCCCACCCGGACCTCTTATGGAGCAAATGGGAGGCAGAGGCGGCAGACGTGGAGGACCAGGAAAAATGGACAA GGGAGAGCATCGCCAGGAGCGCAAAGACAGGCCCTATTAG